The genomic DNA GCCCTTGCCCCTCGCCACCTGCAGCCACGCATGCCGGCCCGGCGCCAGCGCGTACTCCGTCTGCTCGCCCTTGCCCAGGAGCGTGCTGTACAGCCGCATGTCCTGGTGCACCTTCAGCGCGCCGTCCTTCCCCTCCGGAGACACCACCAGCCTGAAGCGGCCCTGGCGCTCCTGCTCCGTGAAGGCCTTCTGCTCGTAGCTCGGCGTCAGGCCCTTGCGCTCGGGGAGGATCCAGATCTGCAGGAAGTGCAGCTCCTCGCCGCTCTTGTTCATCTCGCTGTGCAGCACGCCGGTGCCCGCCGTCATGCGTTGCAGCTCGCCCGCGCGCAGCAGCCCGAGCGTGCCCATGCTGTCCCGGTGCTCGATCTGCCCCGAGAGCACGTAGGTGATGATCTCCATGTCCCGGTGCGGGTGCGTGCCGAAACCGCTGCGCGGCGCCACCCGGTCCTCGTTGATGACTCGCAGGGAGCGGAAGCCCATCTGGTCCGGGTCGTAGTAGTCCGCGAACGAGAAGGTGTGGTGGCTGTCCAGCCAACCGTGGTTCGCATGTCCGCGCGCTTCAGAGGGTCGAACGATCATCATGGGGTACTCCTGTTCTCCAACTTTCTTCGATGCACGAGGGCCCGGGAGCGATTCGCCGCGCGTGAGCAGCGTCCCTCCCATCAGGCCCGTTACGCCGGCCACCAGCCCGCCAGTCACCTGGCGCCGGCTGAGCGGCCGGCCAGCCTCTCTCCGCTTCACGCCGCCTTCTCCAAGGCGGCCGCCTTCACTGCTTGCACATCGAGCTCGATGTCGATGCGCTCGCCCACGAACACCCCGCCCGTCTCCAGCGCCTTGTTCCACGTCAGACCGAAGTCCTTGCGATCGATGCTCGTGCGAGCGCTGAAGGCCAGGCGCTCGGTGCCGAACGGATCCGTCACGCGGCCGAGGAACTCGGCGTCCAACACCACCTCGCGCGTGAAGTCCTTGATCGTCAGGTCTCCCACCACCTGGTAGCGGTCCTTGCCCACCGCCACCACGCGCCGGCTGCGGAAGATGACGCGCTTGAAGGCCGCCACGTCGAAGAAGTCCGGCGAGCGCAGGTGGGTGTCACGCGCCTCCAGCTGCGTGTCGATGCTCGCCGCTTCGATCTTCACCTCCGCCTGCGCGCTCCTGAGGTCGTCGCCGTTCACGAACAGCCGGCCCTCGTACCGGGTGAAGCGGCCGTGCACGCGGGCCACCACCATGTGCCGCACGGTGAAGCCGATGGAGGAGTGGGTGGTGTCGATCCGCCAGGTCTCGATGGACATTGGAGTCGTCTCCAGGAAGGGTGCCTCTACACCCCTTCCCTAGAGCAATCCCCCTGCCAACATGTAAACCCCTGGAACTACTGACCTCCACCGGATTGTGCCCTCATATCCCTCTCAGAATGAGAGGCATGGCCTCTCATCGGGAGAAGGGCGCGGGCCGGGGGCGCCTCCGAGCAGGCGCCCGGTGCTACCCCTTTCGCAGGTGGCTACCTCATCCGGGAAGGTCCTCGGAACACAGGGGGTAGCCACATGGACGTCAATGATGTCATCGACAGGGCTCGCGACGCCTTCAATGTCCGGCGCGTCTTCGGAGAACCCATCCAGCAGGGCGAGGTGACGGTGATTCCCGCCGCCTGGGTGAGCGGAGGAGGCGGCGGAGGTGGCGGAGAAGGCACCGCCCCCGAGGGAGCGGAGACTCCCGCGGGCACGGGCAAGGGTTACGGCAGCGGCTTCGGCTTGCGGGCCCGTCCGGCCGGCGCCTTCGTCCTGAGCAAGGGCAAGGTGCGCTGGATGCCGGCGGTGGACGTCAACCGCATCATCCTCGGCGGCCAGATACTGATGGGCATCGTCCTGCTGACGTTCGGCCAGCGGCTCGTGCGCCTCCTGCTCCAGGAGGAGAAGCCCCTCCGGAAGCGGTTCGCGAGGTGAGGAGGCGCACCGCGCGCCACCTCACTCAGAACTGGACGGCGCCCGGCGTGAGACGCTGGGACATCACGCCATTGCCCAGCGTGCCGTACAGATTGCCGCCCCAGCTGGCCACGGAGCCGTCGGACCTCAGGGCCAGCGTGAAGGCATGGCCCGCGGCGACTCGCGTCACGTCCGCGAGCCCCACCACCCCGGCGGGCTGGGGGCGCGCGTCGTTGGTGCCATCCCCGAGCTCGCCGTGCGCATTGCTTCCCCAGGTGGCGAGCCCTCCATCGGGGAGCAGGCCCACGGAGTGATTCGCCCCGGAGGCGATGCCCTGGAGGCTCGTCACCGTCTCCAACCGTACCGGCAACGGCTGCGGCACGGTGGTGCCATCTCCGAGCTGGCCGCTCGCATTGGAGCCCCAGGCCCACACCGAGCCGGCGCCATCCAGGGCCAGGGAGTGGGCCGCTCCCGCGACGATGGCCTGGACGTCCGACGGCCCGACCACCTGCACCGGCAGGAGCTGCATCTGGGTGGTGCCCTCCCCGAGCTGCCCGAAGTCGTTGCCGCCCCAGGCCCATACCGTCCGGTCCTCGCGCAGGGCCAGGGAGTGGGCGTCTCCCGCGGCGACACCCACGATGCCCGCCAGCTCCACCACCCGCACCGGAACGAGGCTCCCGGCCGTGGTGCCATCGCCGAGCTGCCCGGAGGTGTTGCCGCCCCAGGCCCACACCGTGCCGTCACTCCGCAGCGCCAGCGAGTGGGCGGCGCCGGCGGCGATGGCCTTCACGTCACTCAGCTCGAGCACCTGGACCGGCACGGACCGGTCCAAGCGCGTCCCGTCGCCAAGCTGGCCCTGCTCGTTCAGACCCCAGGCCCACACCGTGCCATCCGAGCGCAGGGCCAGATTGTGGGAGGCACCGGCGGCGATGGCGGTGACGTCCGTCAGCCCCTCCACCCACCCCGGCTTGGAACTCTGGCCATTGATGTTCAGGCCCCAGGCCGACACGGTGCCGTCCGCGTGCAGCACCAAGGCGTGGTGGGCGCCGGCCGCGAGGGCCGTCCC from Archangium lipolyticum includes the following:
- a CDS encoding pirin family protein yields the protein MMIVRPSEARGHANHGWLDSHHTFSFADYYDPDQMGFRSLRVINEDRVAPRSGFGTHPHRDMEIITYVLSGQIEHRDSMGTLGLLRAGELQRMTAGTGVLHSEMNKSGEELHFLQIWILPERKGLTPSYEQKAFTEQERQGRFRLVVSPEGKDGALKVHQDMRLYSTLLGKGEQTEYALAPGRHAWLQVARGKGTLNGVELKAGDGVAVSEESRLVLSASEPLEALLFDLA
- a CDS encoding YceI family protein, with product MSIETWRIDTTHSSIGFTVRHMVVARVHGRFTRYEGRLFVNGDDLRSAQAEVKIEAASIDTQLEARDTHLRSPDFFDVAAFKRVIFRSRRVVAVGKDRYQVVGDLTIKDFTREVVLDAEFLGRVTDPFGTERLAFSARTSIDRKDFGLTWNKALETGGVFVGERIDIELDVQAVKAAALEKAA
- a CDS encoding GerW family sporulation protein, which produces MDVNDVIDRARDAFNVRRVFGEPIQQGEVTVIPAAWVSGGGGGGGGEGTAPEGAETPAGTGKGYGSGFGLRARPAGAFVLSKGKVRWMPAVDVNRIILGGQILMGIVLLTFGQRLVRLLLQEEKPLRKRFAR